The genomic interval ATAAGACGCTTCAGCTCAGCCTGCTGCCCCCTCACGTAGTTCGTGACGCTCTCAGCGTTGTCGTCCGCAGAGCCGATCCGAGTCGGAGGTGGATCCTCGATCCGGGTTAGACGAGCCTCCAAGTCGCTGCGGATCGCCCGGAGACGGGTTCGCCGGGTGCGAAGGTTGTCCATGATCGATTTCATCAAAGCCCGGTCCTCACGGCCCGCGTCAAGGTTCTTGATGACTTCATCAAAGCGCTGGGCCGCCCGATCAAAATTCGCGTCGTCGAGCGCGTTGAGAGCATGGTGAAACTGGTTGGCCCAGACGTGCTTGAGACGCCGTGTGACCGTGGCCCGGGCCGTCTTGTCTCCCAGAATCTCGACGATCTGGTTGGCCCGGACTTTGGCGTCCCCTTCGCCTTCAGTGGCGAGCTTCAGGATACGATCCTGATAGCTCAGCGGGATGTCGGGCGAAATGATCGCGCGGACGCGGTCCTCGGCCACCGCGAGGGCTCCTTGCATCAGCGCCGCCCGGGCCCGGTCGCCGAAGTTCTCTTTGGCCGCGACGAGGATGGCTTCATCGGACGGCAGTTTGCGGATCGCCTCCGGACCGTGCTGCCTATACCACTCGATCATGGGCGCGAAGGCAGCGTCTCCCTTGTTGGCTCGCAGGGCGTCAGCGGTATCGATCAGGGCCTGAAAATGCGCCCGGCTCGCCTCGTCGGGAAATTGGCGGCCGGCGATCTCATCGATCATGCGGCGACGTTCCGCATTTGGGATCTTGCCCCAGTCCGGCGGCTCGTACGGGTCGTACTTGGGCTTGCCGTTTTCCAACGCCGAAGTCAGCATGCCCTCGGTCACGCCCCGAAGCAGATACTTGGCCTGCTCCGTCAGTGTCGATGCGGCCGTCGGGTCCTTGCCCGCCGCATGGTCCGTCGCCAGCAGCCAATTCCCGACCATGGTGTCGAAGCCGACCTTCTGGCTCAGCAGGGGCGGGATGTTCTTGTAGATCACCTCGCGGGCCGTGACTCGCTCTTCGCGGTAGACGAATCTCGGGTTGTCGGGGGTTCCCACATCCTCGGCGGTGATGCGGAAGTAGTTCTCTTCGGCGGTGCCGGTCAGGGACCGGCGGTCAACCTGCGTGCCGAATGGTGCGAATAGCCAGTAAGCGTCCTTGGTGTGCTGAAGGTTCTTGGTGGCTCGGCCGGCGTCTTCGTAGTAAGCCGCGTCGGCCTCCGGCCGCAGCCGGATCTCCAACGTGCCGCCGTCGTCGATCATGCCGCTGAACAGGTCGGGAGGGCGGTTCCTGGCATCGTGAGCCATCACGTCCGCCACGTCCGGGGGAACTAGATGCACTTCGAAGCGGGCGTTGAACCGGTCGATCACCTTGGCGGCGGGGATGATCGTCCCGTCGGGGAATTTCACACCGACGACCGTGTGGTCGATATCGCTGGAAATCAGCTTGGGAAAGCTGAACCAGAACACCGACACGTCGCCGCCGTGGTACTCCTTGGCCACGTCATACATGGCCGCAGTGTAAGCTTCGAACCGAACGCGATTGAGCAGCTCACCGAGTTTCTGAGAGATGGCTCCACGGTCGACGAGATACTTGACCCGCTTCTGGCCGCCGTCCTCATAGATGGTGACCAGCAGCTTGTGAAATCTGTCGGCGGTGCGAATGTTGCCCGGGATTTGCAGGAGGGTGGCCTTCTCGGCCTGTTTGAGCAACTCGTCGGGAGGGCTGCGCGTCGTGTCTTTGGTGACCGCTCGCCATTCGTCGATCAGCTTCTGCTTGTATTCCTCTCGAAGCCGCGTGGTCTCCGCGTCTACTTCCCGGTCGAGCTGATCCAGGATCTTCCGGTCCTGGTCGGCCTGCGTGCCGTAGTTCCATTCGGAGTTGACAAAGTCCGTGAAGGCCCGAATCGCCCAGTCGAGGGTTTTCCACCTCGGCTGGTTGTCGGTTGTCGTCTCGCGGGGCAGTTCGCTGACCCGTGCGGACAGGGGCACCGAAACGCTGCCCAACTGCAGCACCGGGTCCGGGACCCCCTCGCGGCCGGGCTCAGCGGCCCCCGGATCAGGCGATGCTGCTGCCGCGGGCGGAGGCGTTTCGCCGGGTGTGGTTGGGTCCGCGGCCGGGACCACCGCGATCCATCCGGCAAGCCAGACGAGCGTGCCGAAGAGAATCGGGCAGGACGGACACCGTCGTTGTTCGAAAAGGGCAAGAAACGGAAGCAGGGCAGCGTGTCGCCGTTGGGCTATCGACATGATCTAATCGCCTCCCGGATGTGCTCCGGTACAAGATGGGGTCGTGCAGACGACTGCAAATGATAACCGAAGCAGCCCGCGTCGGCCAGCCTGGCAAGCCGGTGTACATTGCTCCTTGACGTTCTTCCGGGCTTGCGTCTATTGTCGCAGTATGCACGTCAAAGACACTTACATGGTGATTGCCGTCAGTATCGTCGCTTCCGTGGGCTCGTACGTTTGCACACGGCCCGGATTGTGGCGACTGGCAAAGTCGATTCCTGCGACCTCAGGCCTGCACAACAATCCGTTGCCAATGCAGCTTGGGAACTGCCCCGCTGTCGGCGAAAATGATCGTTCTCCCAAGTCGGTACCGAAGTCCAAGCCGATGACCTGCGACACGATCCTCGGTTCGAAGCCTCTTGTTTTGCGGCAGACGGGCGCCGACGGGCAAACCCGGCAGTCTCCGCATGATCTCCAATACGGCGGCGCAAAGGCTTTGCCGGCCCAGCCCGCGGCGGTCGCTCACTGGCCGCTCACCGCCGACGTCCGCGACGCCACCGGCCGGGGGCACGAGGGTCTCGCCCACAACATCACCTGGAACGCGGACGGGTCAGCCGAATTCAACGGCCGCGACGGCTTCATTGAGATCCCGAATCATCCCGACCTCGCGCCCGGCACAGGTCCCTTTACGCTCACCGCCTGGGTCTACACCGAGACAGACCTTGACGACACCCTCGGCGACATCGCCGGCAAGTTCGATCCCTCGGCTCGCAAGGGTTTCACACTCAGTATCATGAACTACCCAGGCGTCACTTCCGGCCAGCCCAACTGGCGCAACCTGGCCTTCGGCATCGACGACGCGAAGATCTCCCAACAGTGGACCGACTGCGGTCGCCCCGGCAACTGCAAGATGCTCTGGACATTCTGTGTCTGGCGAGACGACCTTTACGCCGCGACGTTCGAACTCGAAGCCGACCAGGCTGGTCATGTCTACCGCTACACCGGCGGCACGAACTGGGAAGACTGCGGCTCGCCCGACGCGGCCAACGCAGTCACCGCGCTCGCCGTCTTCGAAGACAGACTCTATGCCGGCACCGCCCGCTACGACTCCGCCGGTTCGTCGTTGCCCTCTTCGCCCAACAAGAATCCCGGCGGCAAGGTCTATCGCTATGACGGTCCAGGCAAATGGACGTACTGCGGCCAACTCGAGAACCCCCACACCGGCAAGGCGGACACGGTCCACAGTCTGGCCGTCTACTGCGGCAAGCTCTACGCCTCCAGCATGTACGCCGCAGGCAAGGGCCTTTACGAGTACCAAGGTGGATCAGGCTGGAAGTATGTGGGACACCCGGGCTGCCGCGTGGAGGTCTTGGGCGTCTACAACGGCGATCTCTACACGACTTCTTACGACGCGCCCGGCCGCGTGGCCCGCTGGAACCCCACCCGCGGCTGGCAGGACCTCGGCGCCCCGCCCGACACGAGCCAGACCTACGGCTTCATGCCGTACGAAGGCCGGCTCATGCTCGCAACGTGGCCCAGAGCAACTGTCTACTGCCTCGATGAGGCGGATCAGTGGGCCTGCCAGGGCCGGCTTGACGAAGAGAGCGAGACCATGGCCATGGTCGTTTACAACGGCAAGCTGTACGCCGGCTCCCTGCCGCTGGCCAAGGTTTATCGTTACGATGGCGGCCGGACATGGACCGAGACCGGGCGCCTCGATCTCACGGCCGACGTACGCTACCGTCGCGTCTGGTCGATGGCCGTTTTCAAAGGCAAGCTTTTTGCCGGCACGATGCCCTCCGGCCATGTCTGGTGCTTTGAGGCCGGCCGCAACGCCACCTGCGATCACGAATTGCCCCCCGGTTGGCACCACGTTGCCGCTGTCCGCGACGAGAACCGGCTTCGACTCCATGTCGATGGCTCGCTCGTCTCCCGATCCGAACCTTTCAGGCTCGACGATTTCGACCTGAGCAATAATTCGCCCTTACGAATTGGACTGGGCTCACACGACTACTTCCGCGGCCGCATGGCGGACGTTCTTTTCTACCGCGCCGCCCTGTCCGACGACATGATCGCAGCCCTCGCCCGCCGTCGGCCCCGACCGACCACCCGCCCGTAGCCTTCGCACCTGCCAAGAGCGTCGTCCGTACTGCTTGCGATGATCAGACCTCCTCCACAACCTTGAGCCCCATCAGGTGGGCCAGGTGACGGATGGTCCGGGTGTGGTTGCCGTAGTAGGCCACTCGGTGCAGCGAGGCATAGTAATCCTTGACGCTAGCCCCCAGCGCCCCGCCGCCCCAATTGGCCAGCAGCTTGTCCGCATCTTTGACCTCGGCGACGAGTTCCGTCCGGCAGCCTCGCTCGGTGCCCTTGGGGACTTCGGGAACCTCGACAATCTTCCCCGTGAACAGCAGCAGCGTGTCGAGGTGGACCAGCTTGGTGAACGTGACTTCCTGGCCGATGCGATAATGGACCTCGGGAACCGCTCCACCGCGGACCTCGGCGTGCCGACGTATCAGGTAGGGTGCGGCCGGACTCTCGGGTCCCTCCATCCTCAGCGGGGCCGAGCAGTGGGAAAGGTGAAAGACATTTCTGGCTGTGTCGACGCCTCCCGCGTTGCCCAGGAACCCGGCCCGGTTCAACGCGTACCGGAAGATCAGCATGGTCAGCAGACAGTCCATGTCCCCGTCGCACGCGGCCGGGATCCCACGATCGTTCAGCCGTGAAAACCCCAGGCATGGAAAACCTCTCGGCAACCAGCCCATGCATGTCCCGACGCACAGCCCGTCGGCCCGGCTTTCGGCGATGAGTTGATCAAGCGTCAAACTCGCCCGCGCGGCCTTCAGGACGTCTTCGCGCGTCGGCTCGACCATACCCTTTGCCTCGTCCAGCCATCGCTGGGCCTCTTTTTCCGTTGCGGCAGCATCCACCCCGGCCATGACCTCGTCGTAACGTCCGTCGGCAATGGCCACGATTTCCACTCCCAGCCGCGATTTCACTTGTTCCGGGTCGTGGGAGGCGGGCGTTCCCTTGAACGGCGGAGAAGCGAGCACCCGGCTTTGCCGCAACAACGGGATCACCCTCAGCAACGCCGCCGCCCGCTCCAGATCGTCGTAATCGCTGCTGTTGAACAGCGTGATCCGGTGCCCTTCCTCGCGCCAGGGGTTCACCAGGCACCAGTCGTGCCCGCCCGTAACGGGCACATGAAAGACGGCCACGGGCCGGCCTTCCTTGAAGACCGTGGGCATCACGCCCCTGCTCAGCCCAAAGATGTCCGCGCTGACCGCCAGCACGGGAGCGTCCGGACCTGATTTGGCCAGCAACTGAGTGGTCTCTTCAACGGTGCTCGCCTGACCGATGACGAACTCCACGTTGCCAAGATTCGCCTCCGCCTCGGCCAGGCGCTTCCGCACCGCCGCGATCTCTGTTTCCGAGCTGCCCCAACTGCGATCCGCCGGAGTACCCGCAATCACTACGCAGATCCGGACCTTCGATCTCACCGATGACGGCGTTCCCGACGCCTCGGCCCCGGCCGCCAAGCGACCTGCCGCCAACGCGATCCCGCTTCCTACACCTGCCTCGAGTAGCTCCCGACGAGTGCAATGCATACACATGAGCAGTTCCTCCGTAGATGCATGGTTGTCCTGGAGAATGCACGATCGCCCTTGCCTGCCGGGAATCCGGCCGCAGGCCGCGCAAGACCGGGCGCCTGCCAACTCGGAACTCCGGAACTGCCGAGGAAAGGACGTCCCGTTGGCCGGACTTCGATCGCGAATCCTACCCGAATGACCTGTTCCATCCAAGCAATGGCGGCCTGTCACACCATGATGCTCGTTTCCTCGCCCCCGCGACGTAGTGCTGTCTTCGCTGCGTCAGTTGTCCATCGCCGCGTAAGCCGCCCGTGGCATTTCTTGAGCAGGCGAAAGCCCGCAACTGAAAAGGGCAGTAGCGCGGTCATCCACTCTCGGCATGCTACATGGGCCCGCCTGCGGCCAGCCACTCGGCGTACCTGCACTTGTTTTCTTTCTTGTTGAACTTGATCGCATCCACCAGGCTGGCGTGTCCGTCAAAGTAGACAAGATGTGAGCGATTCTGGTGCCAGACGCTGATATAATCCCTCCAGGTCAGTCCCATATCGCCGTCAATGAAGCCGCTGTATCCGTCGTTGAGCATGTTCTCCAGGTTGGGAGGACTGGGCGCCCAGGTGGCGGGATCATCGTAGTTCTGGAACTCCTCGTACATCATGGCGAGCCGACTCGGCGTGGCATTCAGGCGCTTGCCGCCGTAGGTCCAGCTCTTGGGGAGCCGATCCGGATCGATGAAATCCGAGCGGTACATCGCCGGGAGCGAACCATTGTCGATCTTGTCGGCGATCGATCCGATGTGCGCGGCATAGAACTGGTGAGGATGAATCAAACGCACATAACTGTGAATCGGCTTGTTGCCCCGGAACGCTCCGCCGACCGTCTGGCCGCTGCCGATCGACGCGGCCCTGCGAGTGAGCGTATCGTCCGGGCAGAAGTAAGCTTGGGCGTTCTTCACGTATTTGAAAATGTGGCCGAACCGGACCCATTGGGCGGAGTCCGCGGGCCGCGACCCGCCCTTGTACAGGTTCGGAAACCAATTCACCATCTCGCCGCCGATGCCGTCCCACAACCACCAGTCCGGGTCCGGGAAATGCTGCTTATGGTCAATCGCGTAGAAGGCGTGCCCCTTGTACATGGTGTCCAGGTTCGTCTTGCACACCGTGATTTTGGCCACCTGTCTGGCCCGGTTCAGCGAGGGCAACAGGATGGCAATCAAAAGAGCGAGGATGGCCGCCACGACCAGCATTTCGATCAGCGTGAACGCATTCCTGGATCTGGAGCACATGTTCTCACCTCGCCTGATCATGCGGTCTCCATCTGTGTACCACATTTCCGGCAGGCGGTGAACTACCCTTCAATCGTCTCGCCGCAACGGGGACATCGCCACGGCTCCCTGTGACCCTGATCCCGCGCGTTCCCCGACTCGAACCGCTCCACGACGGCCCCTGCGCGTACCGCGTCCTGATCACGCGAAACGCAAACCTCGGGCATCGCGCGCATGAACGCAACCTCCCCGCAGATGGCGGACAGGTTCTCATTCTGAACAACAGTCTCTATGCCTTCATTCGCGAGCAACTCGCGAACAATGACGATCGCGGCCCGGTCCTGAGATGCGGAGACGCACTCCATGTCTCCTATTCTCGTTCTTCGGTCCTCCGCGTGTCAATCGAAATCCGGAACGAGCAATCCGTCCGAGCCGCGTATGATTTCCGCGTCCTTTCAATGAAAGCCACCGGTGAAGCCTTGCTGAGCCTGTTCTCACCAGAACTGCCAGTCGCCCGCCCGGATCACGTAGAGGTACAGCACCAGATTGGTGATCCCGTGTGTGATCATCAGGCACAGCAGGCTCTTTTTCCAGTACATCAGCCCGTTCCAGGCCAGCCAGCAAAGAATGCTGACGACCCAGTTGTCGGGATGCTGAAGGCACGACAGCAAGGCCGTCCCGATAAAAGCCCGCCAGGCAAATGCGCCCAGCGGCACCCGCTCGAAGCGGTCCCAGTTGATGAAAGCCCGAAGCAGGAAGCCGCGCCAGAAGATCTCTTCAACGATCGGCACTGTGATCGTCGCAACCGCAAGGCGCAACACCACCTGCGACGCCCATGAGAGCGCGGTCAGGCCCTCGCGCGGGTCTTTGACCTCGAAAACGCCCGGAAACACGAAGAGCCGCCCACCAACATGGAAGTTGCCGATGTAAACCCGGTTCAGCAGGTGCTCGCCGCCGACCCAGAGCACCACGGTCAGCACGCCCGCCGTGATCGCAATCGGCCAATGGGGCTTACCCAGCGGCGGAAAGTGGCGACGGAGAAACCAGAACACCGCCAGCCCCAAAATGCCCCGGGCTGCGGTGGCCCAGGGCACATAAGCGGCCGGAACCCAATCCTTCAGAGGCAGAAGCAGCAGATATGCCAGGTAGGGAGCCATGAAAACGAAGTCGGGGCGGCGGCGGGCCAACTCCGTGAGCCAGGCAGGTTCACCCGCAAACAGAGGAACCTCCCCGGTGCCTCCCTCCTCAGCTCCGGCCCTCTTAGGTCTTTGGCAGAGAGGTGGCACGACTTCGGCCGGTTCCTGCGGCGAGGTTGTCTCCATGCGATTCTGTGGCTCAATTCCCATAGACTTCTCCGGTCAATCTGCTTCCAAGGCAAACCGCATCCTTGCGGGCCGCAGCCAAAACGCATTGTGAGCCGGAAACATGCGCCCGGAAAGAATACCCGTCCCGACACAAGGGACGAGCAACGCCCGTGTCGCCCGCTCTGCCCGGCGCCCGACCGGTAAGTATAAGGTCAACACCTCCAGACCAGGAAACCAGGCGGGCCTCTATGGTATACTACCCGGGAGCGGAGTCTCCGCCGGCCCCGCGCCGGGCAAACCAGGAGGTTAACGAATGTCTCGGGCAATACCCTGTACGCGTACTCTTTTCCTGGCCTTTCTGGCCTCATTTCATATATCCGCTATTACCGGCGGCACGGCAGGTGCCGCCGAGCCCTACCTCGACGTGGTCATCAGCGAGCTGATGTACAACCCCCCGGGAACGATATCCGTTGGCGGCCAGAGCGTCGAAAACGAGTATATCGAGATCACCAATCGCGGGACACAGACGGTGGACCTGGGCGGCTGGAAGATCGCCGACGGCGTCCGCTACACCTTCCCAGGGGGAACCCTGATTGCCCCCGGTGCCCGGCTGATCATCGCCAAGGACCCGGCCTCAGCCCAGACACAGTACGGAATCACCGGAGTTCTCGGACCTTACGAGGGTCAGCTCGACAACGACGGCGAGCGAATCGAACTGCGCAATGCGGATGACGGTTTGGTATGCGAGCTCGAGTACGACGATGAAGCCCCCTGGCCGACCGGTGGAGACGATGACGGCCGATCCATCGAGCTGATCGATTTGAGTAAGAACGGCAACGTAGGACGGTTCTGGCAGCCCTCTTCGCGCATCCAGGGCTCGCCCGGAATGGCCAATTCCCCCGGCAATCCGCCGATGACCGTGGTGATCAACGAATTCGTGGCCAACTCGGCCGGCTCGGGCGATTGGATCGAGTTGTACAACTACGGCAACGCCGCGGTCGATTTGAACAACTGTTATCTGACCGACAACCCCAGGCTGCCGACGAAGGCCCGCATCTCCGCTTCATGGTCGGCAGGAACGACCGTCATACAACCCAAGGGATACTGGGTCTCAACGGAGGCGGACTGGGCCACCTTCGGCCTCAAGACCGACGGGGAACAGATCTATCTCGTCGCCTCGGACGGCATCACCTGGATCGACGGCTACAACTTCGGAAACCAGCCGATCGAGGGTGCCTCCGAAGGGCGATATCCCGACGGCGATAAGAGCTGGTACAAAATGGTCCTGCCGACGCCCGGTTATGCCAATCAGCCGCCGCCTCCGTCCCCCGTGGTCATCAACGAGATCATGTATCACCCGCCCGGCGACAGCTTGGCTGACCCGGGGACCGAGTACGTGGAGTTGTACAACACCTCCGGCACGGCCGTTGACCTGAGTGGTTGGCGACTCAACCGGGCGATTGAGTACACCTTCGCGCCCGGCACCTTCATCCCCGCGTACGGCTACCTGGTCGTGGCCTACAACCCGGCTTCGCTTCAAAGCACCTACGGCATCACCGGCGTGCTTGGGCCTTATGGCAAGAAGCTGTCCAACTTCTCGGACGAGATCGAACTCCAGGACAACCTCAGAAACCGCGTCGATTTCGTCGAGTATCGCCAGGAAGGACTCTGGCCCACCACACCCGACGGTTGCGTCGCCCCGGTCGGCCCCGACGGTTGCGGAGCCTCTCTTGAACTGGTCAATTACGACATGGACAACCGCCTGCCGGGCGCCTGGCGCGCCAGCCTCGGCAATGGCACCCCCGGTCAACCGAACAGCCGCTACATCCCGGACCCGCCGGCCTCAATCGATGAGGTCGAACATGCACCATTGGTTCCCACAGCAAGCCAGGAAGTGACCGTCACGGCACGCGTCGGGGCCGGCAACCTGACCTCCGTGACCCTCTATCACAAGCGAGATGCGGACGGCTCTTTCACCGCCGTCACCATGCACGACGACGGCCTGCATGGAGATCGGCTGGCCGCCGACGGCATCTACGGCGGAACGATCCCGGCACGAACCGACGGCACCATCGTGGAGTTCTACATCCAGGCCAACGCCGCTGGCGGCAACCGCAAGTTCCCCGACGCGGCACCCGGCAAAACGTGCTTGTACATCGTCCAAAACAACCCGGTGCCGGACTCGAATCTCAACGTCTTCCGGATTGTCATCACCGATGAGAACCACGCGGGGCTGCTCAGTTCATCGAACTGCAATGCCTACCCTCCGGATGACACACGATTCGATTGCACCTTCATCTACGGCAACAAGGCTTACTACAACTCGCAGATCCGTCGCAGAAGCGGAGCCCGCTGCGGCCCCAAATACTCGTACAAGATCTACCTGCCCCCCGGTTACCGCTTCCGCGGCGCAGATCGCTTCGATCTCAACCATGAGAAGAACGATCGCAGCTTCCTCCGCAACCAGATCGTCAACCACTTGGTAAAGTACATGGGCCTGCCGTGGGCGCGAAGCGAGTATGTTCACACCCGCTACCGCAACAGCTATGCAGGGGTGCACCTGTACACTGATTCCCGAGGCCAGGACGACTTTCTGGAACGACACCTGCCGACCGACTACGACGGCAACCTCTATAAGGCCACCGCAGGATGGCAAACCGCGACGGCCTGGAATGAAAACCACGGCATTTACCAGAAGGAAACCAACGAATGGCTCAACGACTGGAGCGATCTGGATGAGTTGGGCGACATCACCTCAAATGAGCCGGAGGCTACGTACGAAGCGGAGATGCGACGGGTCATCGATGTCGTCAACTGGGGCCGGAGCTTTGCCGTCTGGGGCGTGACCTGTCTGATCGACTCTCCGTGGCACATCCACAACCAGAACTACCGCCTCTACCGCCGATTCTCCGACAACCGCTTCATGCATATCCTCTACGACTTTGACGACACCTATTGGGACACGATGTGGGACAACGCTCTGTTCTTCAACTCCGCGTATCCCGATGTCAATCGCTACTACGATTGCGAACCCCTGGTCCGTGAATACCTGCACGGCGTCTGGCGGGCGGTGAATCTGACCAACGGCGTCTACCGCGAAAACCGGATC from Phycisphaerae bacterium carries:
- a CDS encoding prepilin-type N-terminal cleavage/methylation domain-containing protein; protein product: MIRRGENMCSRSRNAFTLIEMLVVAAILALLIAILLPSLNRARQVAKITVCKTNLDTMYKGHAFYAIDHKQHFPDPDWWLWDGIGGEMVNWFPNLYKGGSRPADSAQWVRFGHIFKYVKNAQAYFCPDDTLTRRAASIGSGQTVGGAFRGNKPIHSYVRLIHPHQFYAAHIGSIADKIDNGSLPAMYRSDFIDPDRLPKSWTYGGKRLNATPSRLAMMYEEFQNYDDPATWAPSPPNLENMLNDGYSGFIDGDMGLTWRDYISVWHQNRSHLVYFDGHASLVDAIKFNKKENKCRYAEWLAAGGPM
- a CDS encoding DUF2007 domain-containing protein, which translates into the protein MECVSASQDRAAIVIVRELLANEGIETVVQNENLSAICGEVAFMRAMPEVCVSRDQDAVRAGAVVERFESGNARDQGHREPWRCPRCGETIEG
- a CDS encoding CAAX prenyl protease-related protein, with protein sequence MGIEPQNRMETTSPQEPAEVVPPLCQRPKRAGAEEGGTGEVPLFAGEPAWLTELARRRPDFVFMAPYLAYLLLLPLKDWVPAAYVPWATAARGILGLAVFWFLRRHFPPLGKPHWPIAITAGVLTVVLWVGGEHLLNRVYIGNFHVGGRLFVFPGVFEVKDPREGLTALSWASQVVLRLAVATITVPIVEEIFWRGFLLRAFINWDRFERVPLGAFAWRAFIGTALLSCLQHPDNWVVSILCWLAWNGLMYWKKSLLCLMITHGITNLVLYLYVIRAGDWQFW
- a CDS encoding lamin tail domain-containing protein; the protein is MSRAIPCTRTLFLAFLASFHISAITGGTAGAAEPYLDVVISELMYNPPGTISVGGQSVENEYIEITNRGTQTVDLGGWKIADGVRYTFPGGTLIAPGARLIIAKDPASAQTQYGITGVLGPYEGQLDNDGERIELRNADDGLVCELEYDDEAPWPTGGDDDGRSIELIDLSKNGNVGRFWQPSSRIQGSPGMANSPGNPPMTVVINEFVANSAGSGDWIELYNYGNAAVDLNNCYLTDNPRLPTKARISASWSAGTTVIQPKGYWVSTEADWATFGLKTDGEQIYLVASDGITWIDGYNFGNQPIEGASEGRYPDGDKSWYKMVLPTPGYANQPPPPSPVVINEIMYHPPGDSLADPGTEYVELYNTSGTAVDLSGWRLNRAIEYTFAPGTFIPAYGYLVVAYNPASLQSTYGITGVLGPYGKKLSNFSDEIELQDNLRNRVDFVEYRQEGLWPTTPDGCVAPVGPDGCGASLELVNYDMDNRLPGAWRASLGNGTPGQPNSRYIPDPPASIDEVEHAPLVPTASQEVTVTARVGAGNLTSVTLYHKRDADGSFTAVTMHDDGLHGDRLAADGIYGGTIPARTDGTIVEFYIQANAAGGNRKFPDAAPGKTCLYIVQNNPVPDSNLNVFRIVITDENHAGLLSSSNCNAYPPDDTRFDCTFIYGNKAYYNSQIRRRSGARCGPKYSYKIYLPPGYRFRGADRFDLNHEKNDRSFLRNQIVNHLVKYMGLPWARSEYVHTRYRNSYAGVHLYTDSRGQDDFLERHLPTDYDGNLYKATAGWQTATAWNENHGIYQKETNEWLNDWSDLDELGDITSNEPEATYEAEMRRVIDVVNWGRSFAVWGVTCLIDSPWHIHNQNYRLYRRFSDNRFMHILYDFDDTYWDTMWDNALFFNSAYPDVNRYYDCEPLVREYLHGVWRAVNLTNGVYRENRIMPEAHYYHRLIYNDVDLDPVLGSGDNWIAFTNGVNQWSTRLSGRNSLLRANLPSAGLAITTNNGQPITTSNPNLTLAGTAPISAPRVEIAGSETGYRWVDGSVTEWRKDLTLVYMYNTILVRTLNDDGSEIDRRTIDITYTNGVVNDVYFSADVTSGAPPLTVQFTDESRASDITAWYWEFGDGHTSPEQHPTHVYVQDGTYTVRLTITTPGGPLSFERLNYILVQTPPDTVEFTADVTKGAPPLTVSFTDCSTVQGAGSWIWDFGDGRTGSERNPVHTYTVEGAFDVRLTVTGTQGPSILTKTGYISAFHPPKVAFLVGQVPATVADDSIKRHLESFDLRVDLYDDEPGNRPTAAQIAAEYDVVLASSTILSANVGGEFRHQTVPFIYWEGSLGINGREALADGPGITTSSTRIYVVNNAHPVMAGLPGGGITVTASGTDFSRSTGPIASGAQVLARHYSDASQRMVIVAEPGAELLDGGVAAGKRASLYLYDDTWLVTNPTGKKILENAVAWGLGTRTAAFSASVLTGTAPLTVVFTDQSVGPVTSWSWSFGDAATSRLRHPTHVYMIPGTYDVTLTVGGGLGKPASLTRTAYIQVAAPNGPDLDADNDVDASDFAIFRSCLGGPMVAPADPNCLKADFSGDNDVDQEDFGILQRCYSGQGVSPDPACDD